The following are encoded together in the Methylorubrum sp. B1-46 genome:
- a CDS encoding MmcB family DNA repair protein, whose amino-acid sequence MSTALAHIVLPPDRRQSPTALNIQRGVRRLLAEMGCVSLPEFSLANGRRADVIALCAAGRLTIVEIKSSVADFRADRKWPNYRDYCDRFFFAIPETVPETLIPEECGLIVADSFGAAILREPPDHPLSPARRKAVTLRFAHSAAGLLHALADPGAIREGAL is encoded by the coding sequence ATGTCCACAGCGCTAGCCCACATCGTCCTGCCGCCCGACCGCCGCCAGTCGCCCACCGCGCTGAACATCCAGCGCGGGGTGCGGCGTCTGCTCGCCGAGATGGGCTGCGTGAGCCTGCCGGAATTCTCGCTCGCTAACGGGCGCCGCGCCGACGTGATCGCGCTCTGCGCGGCGGGTCGGCTCACCATCGTCGAGATCAAGTCGAGCGTCGCCGATTTCCGCGCCGACCGGAAATGGCCGAATTACCGCGACTATTGCGACCGCTTCTTCTTCGCGATCCCCGAGACGGTGCCGGAGACGCTGATTCCGGAAGAATGCGGTCTGATCGTCGCCGATTCCTTCGGCGCGGCGATCCTGCGCGAGCCGCCGGACCACCCGCTGAGCCCGGCTCGACGCAAAGCGGTCACCCTACGCTTCGCCCACTCCGCTGCCGGGCTCCTGCACGCCCTAGCCGATCCCGGCGCGATCCGTGAAGGGGCTCTCTGA